TCTTTTGACTCTCGCCAAATTACGAATGATAAAGTAAgaaatgtttttctttaaaagaAAGAGGAAAGAGTTTTTTTTTGCAAcacttttttttctcaatacgaaaatatatattatattatacagacatcttcctataatatcaaaaatacacataataatattagtatttcagTATTTCTAAGCTGTTAGCTCACTACGAAgacaaatattcatattataattaatgtgtactgtaaataaaattaagtaggaAAGCTATAacgttaactatttatttacataggtaaattaatataattcataattacaacataaaaatagtGTTTCTTACGTATGTAGTAGTTGGCAATGATAGTATATAAATCACTGCTACTAAACCAGCAACAAACAATTCTCTGTGCCGCTTTAATACATTCGGATATTCGTCACAGAGACCGGTTATGATTGCCTCCAAACCACCGAATGTACTGTCCAAACCTGtatccaaataaatattatgtacttacaccAGTCAGCTAGagtatctttttaaaaaaagtaataaatattaatagaatttatACCGAATGAAATAAATCACGAAGTTTAACAAaatccataaaaattaaaactgaataacACACCAATAACAGgtacaaaatactaaatttaaaatcataatacctaATGTGATGAGTAACAAAAAGAATATTAGGGCCCACATCACTGAACCGGTCATCATGGCGATTGCTTCAGGGTACACGATGAATACCAAACCCGGTCCTGTAAGTCAAAAGAAATTAAGTAAACAATATATGTTATAGACTTAAGATCCCGAAACTTACCTTCGGTTCCCACTTCGGATATACTCTTGTTTTGCACGTGTGCCATGTAACCGAGCATGGTGAATATAACAAACCCGGCAAGGAAACTGGTGAGAAAGTTTATCGAACTGGTGAGTATGGCGTCCCAATAACAGTTGTTGTTGAACTTGTTGTAGCTGGACAGGGCGAGGAGAGTGCCGAATCCCGGACCCAGCGAGAAGAAGACTTGAGACGCCGCGTCTATCCACAcctgataaaaacaaaaaatacctcCTATgaggatcaaaaaaaaaaagaaaaaccctCTTCGcgctttataattaatatatcatttcgCACCTTTGTGTTAACGAGCTTGTGCCACTGCGGCGTCAGATAGTATCGTATGCCCTCGCCGGCGCCTGGTAAAGAGATACCTTGGAAAAGCAACATGAACAATACAACGTACGGGGCGAGAGACGTGACCCATACAGCCTGAACAAAGAAAATGATACACAGTCATTCATCGACATAATCACCTATgcattatacatatgtatatatatagatatggtACGTATATAAAGTACACGCTATagtgaatacataatattattatagttaattatgcGTCTTCCGCGGCCGATTcgtcataggtaggtatagttggCGTGAGTCATGTACTTTATCAGCCGTGGCGATAATATACGTGCGGTGTCCGACTACGTATTTAATCAAAAGTCTGCTGACCGATCCAGCCCGTCGAGGAAAATAAAGAGGGAAAAATCACAACGGTTCAATCTATAATTCATTAGACGTCAAAGAGATAAAAACACGAGTAATAAAGGGAGTATAGTAGCTGCGAAACGGCGTTCAATCACACTGCACTCTCTCTCACTCCAGCCGGCCAGTCTCGAGCGTATATATAAGGGGCAGATGATTTTAAAAACAGTGAGCATATACGATAACGCATTCTTTTTCGTCCCCACACCGTACCGTATTATACACACCATATACATCTACACGTACCGTACACTTATCGGTAATGAACCCAACTCGCTGCATATATAATAACGAGTCCTTCGCCGACTACTTAGGCTGATTGACTGCGcgccaacatattattacacttagtatttttttttccatttctttTCTTtcccttttctttttttttaactaataaactatatagcATAGGTACGTAAtgtatacgcatatatatatatacggtataCATATAAGACCACAAATCGTGTGGTGACCGCGGATGACGGGATCACCGGTCGTTTGTATCTGTGTTCACGCGGGCGTTTGGGTGAAACATTTCTAAACGAcaagactataataatagtatataatatacttaccataCCCGTACTTCTCACTCCCTTCCACAGAGAGAAATACACCAATAGGAACACGGCCAACAAGCACAACGCCAACGACCACTTTATCGGACCGATTCTATCCAACCCATCGGCTCTGTGTTGTTCCAAAACACTCCTCCTGCAAATAGTTTTCACACATCAtacactatgtatatatatatataggtgtctacctaaaattataaaatagataaacgTGAAAGGTGATAGGCATATTATATTCCATCCATTCGTGGACGTGCGTATAGTACATGTTGTTTAACATGTCACGTTTAAaattcaacattattataatgacaattcattatttttattattgagtttgataaaaataaattaggttacTCAAAAAATTCTTTAGCTGGACTCGTCGAAACGTTGGTTAATGCCGATAAATTGGTCACCGGAGTACAATTCAGAGTGTTCCACGGGTTGTCGCAACTGGTCCAGGGCAGTTCAGATCTCATCGACGAAAACAGATAATATAGCGCCCAACTGATCACCGTGTTGTAATACATGCCCATATACATATCGATTAGGCATATTGCATATCCAACACCTGGCAAATAAATAAcatcagtatattattgttcagtaataacaaataatacgtATTTTCTGCACGTTGAGTTTCTGAAAACCAATACTTTagaaaattaagatattttattccATGTCTTAATCGAACAAAACCATTgtttcggtattttttttttggtagcctcggtaatatgataaaataaattatataaaatttttaaatatttcataaaatagtgtcaattataaatcataaccgGAAGGGATATTATAAGACTGTGCGcctgtgcatattatataaacgcaaTATGTAATGTATGAATTTATTAGATtcatttataaagaaattaataaataatttgaaatcaaattgatcacaatttatcattattataaacataatataaattagtgccactagaaaagtaaaatatgatGAGAGTTAAATGTTCACCCCCTCACCACGGCCAATACCGAATTTACCGCGATGGTTTCAAATTTGCCGCGTGATTCGAATTAACCACTTCCATAGCTAAAATAATACTTCAATAAAACTTAACactaggaaaaaaataaaaacgtttcaTAATCCCCAcccaatattttacttaatgtcATGGTACCTACaggaattaaaatattgtgtcgCGACGTAAAGCTGAGGAAAGGAACGACCTCACACGCGTTTTCCCcgctatacctacatatacataCTGCAGTTGTAGTGCCTGCGCTTAATAATATTCCGTGTAATcaataagtattaaatgttatttacattttcgAAAATGACTGCTGTATAGAACGATCATAATATACGTTTCAAAGTGTATAAATTGAATTGACGGTTTGCGTATAATGATATGAAATTCAACGTTAAATGTGAGACCGACTGTGCTAATAGTTCACATGCGCGACGACGAAGTTGTACAGTATAGTTGCAGTGTGCGGCAAAATTCAATTTCGATCGATTTTTCGAACAATGTTTCAAATTGACATCTTCAGCCGGCCAATATAGCTGCCTCGCTGTATTCGTTATAAGGGACTTGTTTGTGAATAGTGTCATTAATTGCAAATACTTATTAGGTAAACACAAGAGAT
This is a stretch of genomic DNA from Acyrthosiphon pisum isolate AL4f chromosome A3, pea_aphid_22Mar2018_4r6ur, whole genome shotgun sequence. It encodes these proteins:
- the LOC100162110 gene encoding sodium-dependent serotonin transporter; translation: MVMGEGDGDMEGGGGGNDECVEDGDEELVAMMGPPTTFCGNNKCKKIRRPLPPRETWKKKIEFLLAVVGFAVDLGNVWRFPYICYQNGGGAFLIPYVVMLVFGGLPLFYMELALGQFHRCGCLTVWKKICPALKGVGYAICLIDMYMGMYYNTVISWALYYLFSSMRSELPWTSCDNPWNTLNCTPVTNLSALTNVSTSPAKEFFERSVLEQHRADGLDRIGPIKWSLALCLLAVFLLVYFSLWKGVRSTGMAVWVTSLAPYVVLFMLLFQGISLPGAGEGIRYYLTPQWHKLVNTKVWIDAASQVFFSLGPGFGTLLALSSYNKFNNNCYWDAILTSSINFLTSFLAGFVIFTMLGYMAHVQNKSISEVGTEGPGLVFIVYPEAIAMMTGSVMWALIFFLLLITLGLDSTFGGLEAIITGLCDEYPNVLKRHRELFVAGLVAVIYILSLPTTTYGGVYLITLLNVFGPGIAILFVVFVEAAAVCWVYGVDRFANDIEMMIGHRPGMFWRLCWCYISPAFLLIIFVFSILGYKDMMAGGSYVYPDWSINMGWLMTASSISCIPAYFIYKVCKTPGSFMQRIKLAMKPEDPEPDDRGIVAIASAVHGGGSGGGGGGGTHV